Proteins from a single region of Synechococcus sp. WH 8109:
- a CDS encoding DUF2301 domain-containing membrane protein — MTSADPTFEGVYGPYSITAADRQEVRSYRIALLITGLSLAAGVLQWWQTDSPWAWLWVLPMATALGLALRWIHIYLRPLHRALQLFWLSGCIGWGALLLQAGPTEALAALREQPLWILAIGPLFAALAGIGFKEFFCFQRPEAIGLTLLLPAALLGHLVGLINGPFCLALLESAALLLVLLALRKFGMEAAADVGDKSVFAYLDGQLPAGTP, encoded by the coding sequence ATGACCAGCGCAGATCCAACCTTTGAAGGTGTCTACGGCCCTTACTCCATCACCGCTGCCGATCGCCAGGAGGTGCGTTCCTATCGGATCGCCCTGTTGATCACCGGCCTCAGCCTCGCTGCAGGAGTGCTGCAGTGGTGGCAGACCGATAGCCCCTGGGCATGGCTCTGGGTGCTGCCGATGGCCACGGCCCTGGGCCTGGCACTGCGCTGGATCCACATCTACCTCCGCCCCTTGCACCGCGCCCTTCAACTGTTCTGGCTCAGTGGTTGCATCGGTTGGGGGGCCCTGCTGCTGCAGGCCGGCCCCACCGAAGCGCTCGCCGCCCTCCGGGAACAGCCACTGTGGATCCTGGCCATAGGGCCGCTGTTTGCCGCCTTGGCGGGCATCGGCTTCAAGGAGTTTTTCTGCTTCCAACGGCCCGAAGCCATCGGCCTCACCTTGCTGCTGCCGGCAGCGCTGCTGGGGCATCTGGTGGGCTTGATCAATGGCCCCTTCTGCCTGGCTTTACTGGAAAGTGCAGCGTTGCTGCTGGTGCTGCTGGCCCTGCGCAAATTCGGCATGGAAGCAGCAGCGGATGTGGGCGACAAAAGCGTGTTTGCTTATCTGGACGGTCAACTGCCCGCTGGCACGCCGTGA
- a CDS encoding glutathione S-transferase C-terminal domain-containing protein, translating to MSIPPFVVTAARRSWRWQWQRLMGGLGPADAAGNYTRPNSDPLTRPALNPEDLLQRSAGQRPILVIGRSCPWAHRTWLVHRLRHLHNSVTLVMAQADHNAGRWALNPAWEGCDTLLELYQHCGAPPSYRATVPVLVDPKTRTLLGNDSAPLVDLLNRWPHQDAVLDLAPAEATDRIHAWQQRLQPAINDGVYRCGFARNQAAYDRAEADLFAALAAVEKSLETNGPWLCGTTLTLADVRLFPTLIRWELVYAPLFGCTRQPLWHYPHLWAWRQRFYALPGVADTCDGNAWRNDYFGALFPLNPGGIVPAGPDLSTLVNSTAASG from the coding sequence ATGTCGATCCCACCTTTCGTTGTCACGGCCGCCCGTCGCAGTTGGCGATGGCAATGGCAACGGCTCATGGGTGGGCTGGGCCCAGCCGATGCGGCCGGCAATTACACGCGCCCCAACAGCGATCCGCTCACCCGGCCGGCTTTAAACCCCGAAGACCTGCTCCAGCGCAGCGCAGGCCAACGACCAATCCTGGTGATCGGGCGCAGTTGCCCCTGGGCCCATCGCACCTGGCTGGTGCATCGGCTGCGCCATCTGCACAACAGCGTCACCCTCGTGATGGCACAGGCGGATCACAACGCTGGACGCTGGGCCCTCAATCCAGCCTGGGAGGGGTGCGACACGCTGCTGGAGTTGTATCAGCACTGCGGCGCGCCCCCCAGCTACCGGGCCACCGTTCCTGTGCTGGTGGATCCCAAGACGCGCACCCTGCTGGGCAATGACAGTGCACCACTGGTGGACCTGTTGAACCGCTGGCCCCATCAAGACGCGGTTTTAGACCTGGCACCGGCTGAAGCCACCGACAGGATCCATGCCTGGCAGCAGCGACTGCAACCGGCCATCAACGATGGGGTGTACCGCTGCGGTTTCGCCCGCAACCAAGCGGCCTACGACCGCGCTGAAGCCGATCTCTTCGCCGCCCTTGCTGCGGTGGAGAAGAGTCTCGAAACCAATGGTCCATGGCTGTGCGGCACAACACTGACCCTGGCGGACGTGCGGTTGTTCCCCACCTTGATCCGCTGGGAGCTGGTCTATGCGCCCCTGTTCGGCTGCACTCGGCAGCCGCTCTGGCACTACCCACACCTCTGGGCATGGCGACAACGCTTTTACGCCTTGCCGGGCGTGGCGGACACCTGCGACGGCAACGCCTGGCGAAACGACTACTTCGGTGCCTTGTTCCCCCTCAATCCCGGCGGCATCGTTCCAGCCGGTCCTGACCTGAGCACACTGGTTAACAGCACAGCAGCGTCGGGATGA
- a CDS encoding aspartoacylase, which produces MSSCGVLVVAGTHGNEVNAPWLLQQWQANPDLIDVAGLAVQKVIGNPEALRRRCRYVDRDLNRCFLPEQLEQEAPGLEFQRAGELLRLHGPSGEQPCAVAIDLHSTTAAMGNSLVVYGRRPADLALAALVQGALGLPIYLHEADAQQTGFLVESWPCGLVIEVGPVPQGLLNARVVEQTRLGLETCLRAMDQANQGLARLPDALVVHRHLGSRDLPKAENGEPQALVHPELQGRDWQDISSTQAMFRAADGTDRGQAWVDGEIPVFVNEAAYAEKSIAFSLTRREVLPVDPTWLPALQQLLSAA; this is translated from the coding sequence ATGAGCAGCTGTGGCGTTCTTGTGGTGGCCGGCACCCACGGCAATGAGGTCAATGCCCCTTGGTTGCTGCAGCAGTGGCAGGCCAACCCTGATTTGATCGACGTTGCTGGTTTGGCGGTACAGAAGGTGATCGGTAACCCGGAAGCGTTGCGCCGCCGCTGCCGTTACGTCGATCGTGACCTCAACCGCTGCTTCCTCCCGGAACAGTTAGAGCAGGAGGCCCCCGGCTTGGAGTTTCAGCGTGCAGGGGAACTCCTGCGGTTGCACGGCCCGAGCGGCGAGCAGCCTTGTGCTGTGGCCATCGATCTGCACAGCACCACAGCGGCCATGGGCAATTCCCTGGTGGTGTACGGCAGGCGTCCCGCTGATCTGGCCCTCGCGGCTTTGGTACAGGGAGCGCTCGGCCTTCCGATTTATCTGCACGAAGCCGATGCTCAGCAGACCGGCTTTCTTGTTGAATCCTGGCCCTGCGGCCTGGTGATCGAGGTGGGCCCTGTGCCGCAAGGTCTGCTCAATGCTCGGGTAGTTGAACAGACACGTCTTGGCTTGGAAACCTGCCTGAGGGCGATGGATCAGGCAAATCAGGGGTTGGCCCGGCTGCCGGATGCTCTGGTGGTTCACCGTCACTTGGGGAGTAGGGATCTTCCAAAGGCGGAGAACGGAGAGCCTCAGGCCCTTGTGCATCCCGAACTGCAGGGCCGCGATTGGCAGGACATCAGCTCAACCCAGGCCATGTTTCGTGCTGCGGATGGGACCGATCGTGGTCAAGCATGGGTTGATGGGGAGATTCCGGTGTTTGTGAATGAAGCGGCTTACGCAGAGAAAAGCATTGCTTTCTCCCTCACGCGCCGGGAGGTGTTGCCCGTGGATCCCACCTGGCTGCCGGCCTTGCAGCAGCTGCTCTCTGCGGCTTAA
- the psbA gene encoding photosystem II q(b) protein, translating to MTTTLQQRSGASSWQAFCEWVTSTNNRLYVGWFGVLMIPTLLAATICFVIAFVAAPPVDIDGIREPVAGSLIYGNNIISGAVVPSSNAIGLHFYPIWEAASLDEWLYNGGPFQLVVFHFLIGIYAYMGREWELSYRLGMRPWICVAYSAPVAAASAVFLVYPFGQGSFSDAMPLGISGTFNYMLVFQAEHNILMHPFHMLGVAGVFGGSLFSAMHGSLVTSSLVRETTESESQNYGYKFGQEEETYNIVAAHGYFGRLIFQYASFNNSRSLHFFLAAWPVVGIWFTALGVSTMAFNLNGFNFNQSILDGQGRVLNTWADVLNRAGLGMEVMHERNAHNFPLDLAAAESTPVALQAPAIG from the coding sequence ATGACCACCACCCTCCAGCAGCGCTCCGGCGCTTCCAGCTGGCAGGCCTTCTGTGAGTGGGTCACCTCCACCAACAACCGTCTCTATGTCGGTTGGTTCGGTGTGCTGATGATCCCCACACTGCTGGCTGCCACCATCTGCTTCGTCATCGCTTTCGTCGCCGCTCCCCCGGTCGACATCGATGGCATCCGCGAGCCCGTCGCTGGCTCCCTGATCTACGGCAACAACATCATCTCTGGTGCTGTTGTTCCTTCCAGCAACGCCATCGGCCTGCACTTCTACCCCATCTGGGAAGCTGCTTCCCTCGATGAGTGGCTGTACAACGGCGGCCCCTTCCAGCTGGTTGTTTTCCACTTCCTCATCGGCATCTACGCCTACATGGGTCGTGAGTGGGAACTTTCCTACCGCCTGGGCATGCGCCCCTGGATCTGCGTTGCCTACAGCGCACCTGTCGCTGCAGCTTCTGCTGTCTTCCTGGTTTACCCCTTCGGTCAGGGTTCCTTCTCTGACGCAATGCCCCTGGGCATCTCTGGCACCTTCAACTACATGTTGGTGTTCCAGGCCGAGCACAACATCCTGATGCACCCCTTCCACATGCTGGGCGTCGCAGGTGTTTTCGGCGGCAGCCTGTTCTCCGCCATGCACGGCTCCCTGGTGACCTCCTCCCTGGTGCGTGAAACCACCGAGAGCGAGTCCCAGAACTACGGCTACAAGTTCGGCCAAGAGGAAGAGACCTACAACATCGTGGCTGCCCACGGTTACTTCGGTCGCCTGATCTTCCAATACGCCTCCTTCAACAACAGCCGTAGCCTTCACTTCTTCCTGGCTGCTTGGCCTGTTGTCGGCATCTGGTTCACCGCCCTCGGCGTGTCAACCATGGCCTTCAACCTGAACGGCTTCAACTTCAACCAGTCCATCCTTGATGGTCAGGGCCGCGTCCTGAACACCTGGGCTGATGTGCTGAACCGTGCCGGCCTCGGCATGGAAGTGATGCACGAGCGCAACGCTCACAACTTCCCCCTCGACCTGGCTGCTGCTGAGTCCACTCCTGTGGCTCTGCAGGCTCCTGCCATCGGTTGA
- a CDS encoding DUF389 domain-containing protein has protein sequence MFAILIEQARLLSRSLITLVVGAGITLILSIGLGLIARSQGLLVVEDLPEQIVARLEPNMFDSGIALAAGDIATYAKLNPSAVSSMVGTEIAVASLPHC, from the coding sequence ATGTTCGCGATCCTGATCGAGCAGGCCAGGCTGTTGTCACGATCACTGATCACCCTTGTCGTCGGAGCAGGGATCACCTTGATCCTGTCGATCGGATTGGGCCTAATCGCACGCAGTCAGGGATTGCTTGTGGTCGAGGACTTGCCAGAACAGATCGTCGCCCGACTTGAGCCCAACATGTTTGATTCAGGCATCGCCCTGGCGGCAGGTGATATCGCGACCTACGCCAAGCTCAACCCCAGTGCCGTGAGTTCAATGGTCGGCACGGAGATTGCCGTGGCCTCGCTTCCACACTGCTGA
- a CDS encoding prohibitin family protein, with amino-acid sequence MQTPRRINDPASSLAVVVAVILSALLLLGQALFIVPAGKVAVLTTLGKVSGGSRLPGLNLKIPFIQSVYPFDVRTQVKPEEFATLTKDLQVIEATATVKYAVRPNEAGRIYRTIAGNDREIYPRIIQPSLLKALKSVFSQYELVTIATEWNDISSLVERTVAEELDKFDYVEVRGLDLTGLQIAEEYRAAIEQKQIAEQQLLRAQTEVKIAEQEALRYDTLNRSLDDQVLYKLFLDKWDGQTEVVPALPGSNASTPPVIVGRRS; translated from the coding sequence ATGCAAACCCCACGACGGATCAACGATCCCGCAAGTAGTCTCGCCGTCGTGGTTGCCGTCATTCTCAGCGCGCTGTTGTTGTTGGGGCAGGCTCTGTTTATCGTTCCGGCCGGCAAAGTTGCCGTGCTCACCACCTTGGGCAAGGTGAGCGGAGGATCAAGACTCCCCGGCCTCAATCTCAAGATTCCGTTCATTCAATCGGTGTATCCCTTTGATGTGCGCACCCAGGTCAAACCGGAGGAATTCGCCACCCTCACAAAGGACCTCCAGGTGATCGAAGCCACCGCAACCGTGAAATACGCCGTTCGCCCCAACGAAGCCGGACGGATCTACAGGACGATTGCCGGCAACGACCGCGAGATCTACCCCCGCATCATTCAGCCGTCTTTGCTGAAAGCCCTAAAGTCGGTTTTCTCCCAGTACGAGCTCGTCACCATTGCCACCGAATGGAACGACATCTCCTCCCTGGTGGAGCGCACTGTCGCCGAAGAACTCGACAAATTTGATTACGTGGAAGTGCGCGGTCTTGACCTCACGGGCTTGCAGATCGCTGAGGAATATCGCGCTGCCATTGAACAGAAACAGATCGCAGAGCAGCAACTGCTCCGCGCCCAGACCGAAGTAAAAATCGCTGAGCAGGAAGCCCTGCGCTACGACACCCTCAACCGGAGCCTTGACGATCAGGTCCTCTACAAGCTTTTCCTCGACAAATGGGATGGGCAAACGGAGGTGGTGCCGGCCCTTCCGGGCAGCAACGCGAGCACACCTCCAGTAATTGTGGGGCGACGCAGCTGA
- a CDS encoding DUF3288 family protein, producing MTDDMQQTHPLYAIDRDQIDAVLGHEGEPGPQQLTTIAALFSRYADFPGAEDIRDDLQKCLTLWGLSRDELNLKTREIWESGWRPGQDPVAEGVGSGADVEDADA from the coding sequence ATGACCGACGATATGCAGCAAACCCATCCGCTTTACGCCATCGATCGCGACCAGATCGATGCTGTGTTGGGTCACGAGGGCGAACCAGGCCCGCAGCAGTTGACAACGATTGCCGCGTTATTTTCGCGATATGCGGATTTTCCTGGCGCTGAAGATATTCGTGATGATCTGCAGAAATGTCTCACGCTATGGGGACTTTCGCGCGACGAGTTGAACCTTAAGACGCGTGAAATCTGGGAGAGTGGTTGGCGGCCTGGGCAGGATCCTGTGGCTGAAGGTGTTGGTTCTGGGGCCGATGTGGAGGATGCAGACGCTTGA
- a CDS encoding DUF3303 domain-containing protein has translation MTFLMHWSFKTGYHEIAAKKFLATGAPFPECMSWKRWHAPGSVEGWILVEADNADACYEHAAEWAECLDWEVTPVLSDEQAGPLIAKAYS, from the coding sequence ATGACCTTTTTGATGCACTGGTCTTTCAAGACCGGCTACCACGAAATAGCTGCCAAGAAGTTCCTGGCAACGGGTGCGCCTTTCCCCGAGTGCATGTCTTGGAAGCGTTGGCATGCACCTGGCTCTGTTGAAGGCTGGATCCTCGTGGAGGCAGACAACGCCGATGCCTGTTACGAGCATGCCGCGGAGTGGGCCGAGTGCCTTGACTGGGAGGTCACCCCAGTTCTTTCAGATGAGCAAGCTGGCCCCCTCATCGCGAAGGCCTACAGCTGA
- a CDS encoding GIY-YIG nuclease family protein, whose protein sequence is MSKAGYVYVIQAVYTGMCKIGRTKDFDRRLKELGVGVSANLIKAQFFNDCHAVEKRMHKEYADSRLLGTEYFRLSCPPWLG, encoded by the coding sequence GTGAGCAAGGCTGGCTACGTCTACGTCATCCAAGCCGTGTACACCGGCATGTGCAAAATTGGCCGGACAAAAGATTTTGATCGCAGGCTGAAGGAACTGGGAGTTGGTGTGTCAGCCAACCTGATCAAGGCGCAGTTCTTCAATGACTGTCACGCCGTTGAGAAGCGGATGCATAAGGAATATGCGGACAGTCGCCTTCTAGGGACGGAATACTTCAGGCTGAGCTGCCCTCCCTGGCTGGGCTAG
- a CDS encoding Ig-like domain-containing protein, whose translation MATLGNTGSTTSERSIELGSVNTWQSVSITITDATAPTVQSVSSSTADGTYKAGDVININVLFSEAVTVNTTGGTPQLTLETGSTDQTVSYSSGSGTNTLAFSYTVQNGDTSADLNYKATSSLALNGATIRDAAGNNATLTLPALASSDSLAGNSALVIDGSAPTVQSVSSSTADGTYKAGDVININVLFSEAVTVNTTGGTPQLTLETGSTDQTVSYSSGSGTNTLAFSYTVQNGDTSADLNYKATSSLALNGATIRDAAGNNATLTLPALASSDSLAGNSALVIDGSAPTIAVSSDVSSLRAGETASLTFTLSDAATDFVETDIAVSGGSLSNWTAVSSTVYTATFTPTDNSTADGVISVASTKFSDSAGNTNNDGSDANNSVTFSVDSVRPTIAVSSDVSSLRAGETASLTFTLSDAATDFVETDIAVSGGSLSNWTAVSSTVYTATFTPTDNSTADGVISVASTKFSDSAGNTNNDGSDANNSVTFSVDSVRPTIAVSSDVSSLRAGETASLTFTLSDAATDFVETDIAVSGGSLSNWTAVSSTVYTATFTPTDNSTADGVISVASTKFSDSAGNTNNDGSDANNSVTFSVDSVRPTIAVSSDVSSLRAGETASLTFTLSDAATDFVETDIAVSGGSLSNWTAVSSTVYTATFTPTDNSTADGVISVASTKFSDSAGNTNNDGSDANNSVTFTVDTTTADTTPPTIAITHDDADNSLGAGDTSTLTFTLSDAATDFVETDIAVSGGSLSNWTAVSSTVYTATFTPTDNSTADGVISVASTKFSDSAGNTNNDGSDANNSVTFSVDSVRPTIAVSSDVSSLRAGETASLTFTLSDAATDFVETDIAVSGGSLSNWTAVSSTVYTATFTPTDNSTADGVISVASTKFSDSAGNTNNDGSDANNSVTFSVDSVRPTIAVSSDVSSLRAGETASLTFTLSDAATDFVETDIAVSGGSLSNWTAVSSTVYTATFTPTDNSTADGVISVASTKFSDSAGNTNNDGSDANNSVTFSVDSVRPTIAVSSDVSSLRAGETASLTFTLSDAATDFVETDIAVSGGSLSNWTAVSSTVYTATFTPTDNSTADGVISVASTKFSDSAGNTNNDGSDANNSVTFSVDSVRPTIAVSSDVSSLRAGETASLTFTLSDAATDFVEADVSITGGSLSNFYGTGSSYSATFTPKADSRIEAVIAVASGAFSNSIGNSNADGSDSNNSVTIGVDTFLTVSRLFNPKSNCHLSSANQYEIDKLTSEQWINEGIYSTSPSEKSENIYRFFNPHKGSHLYTSSDFEKDSIIASSEGEYIYEGVAFKAYSLEYGAANEKLEVIRFFNTQSNTHMYSSSEDECELLNESDLFVNEGIAWYTDFI comes from the coding sequence ATGGCAACTCTCGGCAACACCGGCTCTACTACGAGTGAACGTTCAATCGAACTGGGTAGCGTTAATACGTGGCAGTCCGTTTCCATCACGATTACTGATGCCACCGCTCCAACCGTTCAATCCGTCAGCAGTTCCACCGCTGATGGCACCTACAAAGCCGGCGACGTCATCAACATCAACGTCCTCTTCTCTGAGGCCGTCACCGTCAACACCACTGGCGGCACTCCACAACTCACCCTTGAAACCGGTTCTACAGACCAGACCGTCTCCTATTCCTCTGGCTCCGGCACCAACACACTCGCTTTCTCCTACACCGTCCAAAACGGCGATACCTCCGCCGACCTCAACTACAAAGCCACCTCCTCTCTCGCACTCAACGGCGCCACCATCCGAGACGCCGCTGGCAACAACGCCACCCTCACACTCCCCGCCCTTGCCAGCAGCGATTCCCTCGCCGGCAACAGCGCACTCGTTATCGACGGCTCTGCTCCAACCGTTCAATCCGTCAGCAGTTCCACCGCTGATGGCACCTACAAAGCCGGCGACGTCATCAACATCAACGTCCTCTTCTCTGAGGCCGTCACCGTCAACACCACTGGCGGCACTCCACAACTCACCCTTGAAACCGGTTCTACAGACCAGACCGTCTCCTATTCCTCTGGCTCCGGCACCAACACACTCGCTTTCTCCTACACCGTCCAAAACGGCGATACCTCCGCCGACCTCAACTACAAAGCCACCTCCTCTCTCGCACTCAACGGCGCCACCATCCGAGACGCCGCTGGCAACAACGCCACCCTCACACTCCCCGCCCTTGCCAGCAGCGATTCCCTCGCCGGCAACAGCGCACTCGTTATCGACGGCTCTGCTCCAACCATTGCCGTTAGCTCTGATGTTTCCTCTTTAAGAGCTGGCGAAACCGCTTCCCTCACCTTCACCCTTTCAGACGCTGCCACAGATTTCGTAGAGACCGATATCGCCGTTTCCGGTGGATCACTCTCCAATTGGACCGCTGTTTCCAGCACCGTCTACACCGCCACCTTCACACCTACTGACAACAGCACCGCAGATGGTGTGATCTCTGTCGCCAGTACAAAGTTTTCTGATTCAGCCGGCAATACCAACAATGACGGCTCCGATGCCAACAATTCCGTCACTTTTAGCGTCGACAGCGTCAGACCCACCATCGCTGTCAGCTCTGATGTTTCCTCTTTAAGAGCTGGCGAAACCGCTTCCCTCACCTTCACCCTTTCAGACGCTGCCACAGATTTCGTAGAGACCGATATCGCCGTTTCCGGTGGATCACTCTCCAATTGGACCGCTGTTTCCAGCACCGTCTACACCGCCACCTTCACACCTACTGACAACAGCACCGCAGATGGTGTGATCTCTGTCGCCAGTACAAAGTTTTCTGATTCAGCCGGCAATACCAACAATGACGGCTCCGATGCCAACAATTCCGTCACTTTTAGCGTCGACAGCGTCAGACCCACCATCGCTGTCAGCTCTGATGTTTCCTCTTTAAGAGCTGGCGAAACCGCTTCCCTCACCTTCACCCTTTCAGACGCTGCCACAGATTTCGTAGAGACCGATATCGCCGTTTCCGGTGGATCACTCTCCAATTGGACCGCTGTTTCCAGCACCGTCTACACCGCCACCTTCACACCTACTGACAACAGCACCGCAGATGGTGTGATCTCTGTCGCCAGTACAAAGTTTTCTGATTCAGCCGGCAATACCAACAATGACGGCTCCGATGCCAACAATTCCGTCACTTTTAGCGTCGACAGCGTCAGACCCACCATCGCTGTCAGCTCTGATGTTTCCTCTTTAAGAGCTGGCGAAACCGCTTCCCTCACCTTCACCCTTTCAGACGCTGCCACAGATTTCGTAGAGACCGATATCGCCGTTTCCGGTGGATCACTCTCCAATTGGACCGCTGTTTCCAGCACCGTCTACACCGCCACCTTCACACCTACTGACAACAGCACCGCAGATGGTGTGATCTCTGTCGCCAGTACAAAGTTTTCTGATTCAGCCGGCAATACCAACAATGACGGCTCCGATGCCAACAATTCCGTTACCTTCACTGTTGATACAACAACAGCTGATACCACCCCTCCCACCATCGCCATAACTCATGACGATGCCGACAACTCCCTGGGCGCAGGCGATACATCCACCCTCACCTTCACCCTTTCAGACGCTGCCACAGATTTCGTAGAGACCGATATCGCCGTTTCCGGTGGATCACTCTCCAATTGGACCGCTGTTTCCAGCACCGTCTACACCGCCACCTTCACACCTACTGACAACAGCACCGCAGATGGTGTGATCTCTGTCGCCAGTACAAAGTTTTCTGATTCAGCCGGCAATACCAACAATGACGGCTCCGATGCCAACAATTCCGTCACTTTTAGCGTCGACAGCGTCAGACCCACCATCGCTGTCAGCTCTGATGTTTCCTCTTTAAGAGCTGGCGAAACCGCTTCCCTCACCTTCACCCTTTCAGACGCTGCCACAGATTTCGTAGAGACCGATATCGCCGTTTCCGGTGGATCACTCTCCAATTGGACCGCTGTTTCCAGCACCGTCTACACCGCCACCTTCACACCTACTGACAACAGCACCGCAGATGGTGTGATCTCTGTCGCCAGTACAAAGTTTTCTGATTCAGCCGGCAATACCAACAATGACGGCTCCGATGCCAACAATTCCGTCACTTTTAGCGTCGACAGCGTCAGACCCACCATCGCTGTCAGCTCTGATGTTTCCTCTTTAAGAGCTGGCGAAACCGCTTCCCTCACCTTCACCCTTTCAGACGCTGCCACAGATTTCGTAGAGACCGATATCGCCGTTTCCGGTGGATCACTCTCCAATTGGACCGCTGTTTCCAGCACCGTCTACACCGCCACCTTCACACCTACTGACAACAGCACCGCAGATGGTGTGATCTCTGTCGCCAGTACAAAGTTTTCTGATTCAGCCGGCAATACCAACAATGACGGCTCCGATGCCAACAATTCCGTCACTTTTAGCGTCGACAGCGTCAGACCCACCATCGCTGTCAGCTCTGATGTTTCCTCTTTAAGAGCTGGCGAAACCGCTTCCCTCACCTTCACCCTTTCAGACGCTGCCACAGATTTCGTAGAGACCGATATCGCCGTTTCCGGTGGATCACTCTCCAATTGGACCGCTGTTTCCAGCACCGTCTACACCGCCACCTTCACACCTACTGACAACAGCACCGCAGATGGTGTGATCTCTGTCGCCAGTACAAAGTTTTCTGATTCAGCCGGCAATACCAACAATGACGGCTCCGATGCCAACAATTCCGTCACTTTTAGCGTCGACAGCGTCAGACCCACCATCGCTGTCAGCTCTGATGTTTCCTCTTTAAGAGCTGGCGAAACCGCTTCCCTCACCTTCACCCTTTCAGACGCTGCCACAGATTTCGTAGAGGCTGATGTCTCCATAACGGGCGGCAGCCTCTCCAACTTCTACGGTACCGGCAGCTCCTATTCCGCTACGTTTACGCCAAAAGCAGACAGCAGAATAGAGGCTGTCATTGCCGTTGCATCTGGAGCCTTCTCTAATTCAATCGGCAACAGCAACGCCGATGGCAGCGATAGCAATAATTCCGTGACAATCGGTGTCGACACTTTTTTGACTGTTTCGAGGCTATTTAACCCTAAATCAAATTGCCACCTTTCTTCGGCAAATCAATACGAAATCGATAAGCTAACAAGCGAACAGTGGATAAACGAAGGAATTTACTCCACCTCACCGTCAGAAAAAAGCGAAAACATATATAGGTTTTTTAATCCGCACAAGGGCAGCCATTTGTACACCTCCTCGGACTTTGAAAAAGATTCAATCATTGCCTCTAGTGAAGGCGAGTACATTTACGAAGGAGTCGCATTCAAGGCTTACTCACTCGAATACGGAGCAGCAAATGAGAAACTTGAGGTGATTCGCTTCTTCAATACACAGTCAAACACACACATGTATTCATCTTCAGAGGATGAGTGTGAATTACTAAATGAATCGGACCTCTTTGTAAACGAAGGAATTGCTTGGTACACCGACTTTATTTAA
- a CDS encoding GTP-binding protein — protein sequence MGQVCLISGPPGCGKTTWALQRLQQHQGPCAYLRLEGEKAAGLEQGEDSGIDLTWLKDQVPRLEEPATSNATDLKQDNDALTLIEVQQFHPPSKEGVEGLGDDVRSKLEALQLHPDQLLHFGRDPELPAKDTLEFSKLEAWHTSLAGSVWDPNSLSSFWFELVNGAYGDVYRAKGLMNLPDGRAFFCNWMVSQESSQFLPLDATAPPQGRPSRTSELVVQGKALNPEGIQATINDCLLADDVLAMQQQQLQQQQPTSQG from the coding sequence ATGGGCCAGGTGTGCCTGATTTCAGGCCCTCCGGGGTGCGGGAAAACAACTTGGGCGCTCCAAAGGCTTCAGCAGCATCAAGGCCCCTGCGCCTACCTGCGGCTGGAGGGAGAGAAGGCAGCGGGGCTTGAACAGGGAGAAGACAGCGGAATCGACCTGACCTGGCTCAAGGACCAGGTGCCAAGGCTTGAGGAACCGGCAACATCCAACGCAACGGATCTGAAGCAGGACAACGATGCGCTGACCCTGATCGAAGTGCAGCAGTTCCATCCCCCCAGCAAGGAAGGAGTTGAAGGGCTCGGAGACGACGTTCGTTCCAAGCTGGAGGCCTTGCAGCTGCACCCCGACCAACTCCTGCACTTCGGGCGAGACCCTGAATTGCCTGCAAAGGACACCCTGGAGTTCAGCAAGCTCGAGGCCTGGCACACCTCACTTGCCGGTTCTGTCTGGGATCCCAACAGCTTGAGCAGCTTTTGGTTTGAACTCGTCAACGGTGCCTACGGCGATGTGTACCGCGCCAAAGGCCTAATGAATCTTCCTGACGGGCGGGCATTTTTCTGCAATTGGATGGTGAGCCAGGAGTCATCCCAGTTCCTTCCCCTGGATGCCACGGCACCGCCGCAGGGTCGCCCCAGTCGAACCTCAGAGCTTGTTGTTCAAGGCAAGGCACTCAACCCTGAAGGCATTCAAGCCACCATCAACGACTGCTTGCTCGCGGATGACGTGCTCGCCATGCAGCAACAACAGCTCCAGCAACAACAACCCACATCGCAAGGCTGA